In Hemitrygon akajei chromosome 9, sHemAka1.3, whole genome shotgun sequence, the following are encoded in one genomic region:
- the lratd1 gene encoding protein LRATD1 — translation MGNQIDRITHLNYSELPTGDPSGIEKDELRVGVAYFFSDDEDELDERAPQPERTWREPSPTRDGGAAVLLLGELEYSAFCCHECIFSKLGGSQDLSAYPVSALLPRCRAGDLLELACGGGQPAHWVVYVGAGCVIHLQGQEIREEHLAQVSGGRLARIVNSWYRYRALPAELVVQNARGHVGLRGHEVCWTNSESFAAWCRFGKREFKAGGESRGAGGQEGRYLLKLHLPDSRVHTLNFPSLEDLIREKRRQDAGGRVGVLKELSVLNQK, via the coding sequence ATGGGAAATCAAATCGACCGGATCACCCACCTGAACTACAGCGAGCTCCCCACGGGCGATCCCTCTGGCATCGAGAAGGACGAGCTGAGGGTGGGGGTGGCCTACTTCTTCTCAGATGATGAGGATGAGCTGGACGAGCGGGCGCCCCAGCCTGAGAGGACATGGAGGGAGCCGAGCCCAACCCGCGATGGGGGGGCAGCGGTACTTCTGCTGGGCGAGCTGGAGTATTCGGCTTTCTGCTGCCACGAGTGCATCTTCTCCAAACTGGGCGGCAGCCAGGACCTCAGCGCCTACCCAGTGAGCGCGCTGCTGCCCAGGTGCCGAGCGGGTGACCTCCTAGAGTTGGCATGTGGCGGTGGGCAGCCAGCTCACTGGGTGGTGTACGTGGGCGCTGGCTGTGTCATCCACCTGCAGGGACAGGAGATCCGTGAGGAGCACCTGGCGCAGGTGAGCGGAGGGCGCCTGGCCCGCATCGTCAACAGCTGGTACCGCTACCGGGCGCTCCCGGCCGAGCTGGTGGTGCAGAACGCGCGGGGCCACGTTGGCCTCCGAGGGCACGAGGTGTGCTGGACCAACTCGGAGAGCTTCGCTGCCTGGTGCCGGTTCGGCAAGCGTGAGTTCAAGGCGGGCGGGGAGTCCCGGGGTGCAGGAGGGCAGGAAGGCCGCTACCTGCTCAAGCTGCACCTGCCTGATAGTAGGGTGCACACTCTCAACTTCCCCAGCCTGGAGGACCTGATCAGAGAGAAGCGGCGCCAGGATGCTGGCGGCAGAGTGGGAGTGCTGAAGGAGCTGTCGGTGCTGAACCAAAAATag